CCAGCACGTTTGCGGCGGGAGCCGTTCGCGGGCGTACGCATACACTGATGACCCACTGGCAAGTGATCCGCTCTGTGCGTACACGCCGGATGAATACGATGGAGCGCTTCCCGAACAGCGATTCACCGCCTGAGAGACTACTCATCGATGACCCAAAGTACCGAGAACAGTGTTCACAGCCGTCGGAATCACACATCAGGACGACCAGTGGATCCAGGTCCTTCACGAGAGCGAGCTATCGAGCACATTCACGCTCACGCAGAACGGATCAAGCAGCGGGAACTCGAGACAGCTTTCACGAAGCTGGGAAATCAGGGAGACCTCACTGAAATGCAGCGCGAGATCATCGCCGACATGGCGGACACGCTCATTACTGAGTTAGTGGCTCCGCCGACGCAATCACTTCGAAACGCTCGGTCCGAGGACCGATCTGACGTTCAGACAGCGCTGGAGTTATTTGACCCGGATTCACTATCAAATGGAGAATGACAGTGACAGCTTCCCAGGCGTGAATGCTGAGGGTTCTCGACTACAATTGAGATATCAGTTGTCGACAGGTGCATCCATGCTCTCGGTGTCAAGCACCAGGATGTTGTCAGTATCGACGATACCATCGATCCGTCCAGTAATGGCGAGACGCGATTTCGGGGTCGGTCCTACGGTAACAGTATCACCGTCTTGAAAGTCCTCCGTCGACCCTTGAATGTGAATCTCCGCGCGACACTTCTCAGGGTGATGCACGCTGAGGAAATCGATTTCCTGGACGTTCACGGCCTCAATACGCTCGTCATTGAGGGTCAGCGGGACGGATGCGGGTTCGTCCATCTCCTGGATGTCGAGCGCGTTGTAGGCGTTCGCGGTCGGTTTATATCCTCCTTTGGGGCCCGAAACGCCCTTGACGAGCTGAAGTGCTTTGAGGCTCTGCATCTGATTGCGAATCGTGCCGGGCTTGCGATCGATCATCTCCGCGACAGATTCACCTTTGATCGCGGTTTCACTCTCGCGGTAGAGATCGACCAGTGTCTGGAGGACCTTCTTCTGGCTGTCTGTTAGTTCGATTGATGACATATTCTCATACTAGGAGGGCTATACATTTCAAACCCAGTGGGTGAGCACCTGATGGCCCATTTTTTGAGATACTACAAGATAGACGGTGAACGGAACTATACATTCGAGGCGATTTCACCGTCTGTGAGATAACACTGCGGATCAGGCGCGAACGGGTCGTCGTGAATGGCGAGCGCTCGGAGGCGTGACGCCCCGCGACAGATGTTCTGATACTGGCATCGGGCACATTGACCTGATAACCGCTGCTCTCGGTTACGTAACGCCTTCAACAGGGGATTCGATTCGTCTTCCCAAATAGCACTGAATGGGCGATCACGAACGTTCCCGAGACTGTAGTTCTGCCAGAACTGTGTGAGATGGACGTTGCCCTGGTAGTCGATGTCGGCGACACGCTCGCCAGTTGGATCGCCCCCATTCCGGCGGAGGTAGTCGTGTATCCGTTCTGCTTTGGCCTCACTCAGATACTGGCGTGCGTATTCCACGAGATAGGCAGCATCGGAGTAGTTACCGACGAGCAGTGTCTCAATCTCTTCGTCTTGGTCGTGGTACTCCCGTGTGAGGTCACAGAGTCGCTTCACCGCAGCCCGTTTCTCTTCCGGAGGAAGATCAAGGTCGACGATGTCCGCACCACGGCCACCGTAATCGAGGTGATAGAAACAGAATCGATTGACACCTTCGTCGTGGAGGAAATCAACGACACCAGAGAGATCAGCTGCGTTCTGCTTGGTGATCGTGTACCGGAGTCCAGTCTTGAGTCCGGCGTCGAGACATGCTCTAATCCCGCGAACAGCAGCATCGAATGCACCGTCCTGTCCACGGAACCCATCGTTTCGTTCGGGGAGTCCATCAACCGAGATTCCAGCATACTCGAGCCCCGCCTCACGCAGGTTCCGAGCGATGTCGGGAGTGATGAGCGTGCCGTTCGTCGAGAGCACAGGACGGATTCCTCTCGAATCGGCGTACCTGATCAGTTCGTTCAGATCATCGCGGACGAGGGGTTCTCCACCGGAAAACAATACTACTGGAACCGCATACTCGGCGAGATCATCCAGTAATCGTTTGCCTTCCTCGGTGGTGAGTTCGCCCTGAGCGGTTTCAGTATCGGCGGCCGCATAGCAGTGTGAGCAATAGAGATTACACTGCTTGGTGAGGTTCCAGACGATGACCGGGCGATGCTGCTTGTTCTCGGTAATTTGTGGTTTCGAGGATTCACTGGCAGCATCGTATCGAAGCCCATCGCCCTCTGCGTCGAGATCACAGAGGAGTTTGCTGATCGAGATCACGCTTCGTGGCTTCGCTCTTCGCTATCTATATCGAGGTTGACTGAGTCGGCTTGTTCATCGAGCGTATGAGTGGAGTACCGCCGAACGTCGGATGCTGGACACAGCCAAATGTCGGTCGCATACCAGCCAAACAGCTTAGTCGCCTCTGTATGAGCAACATCGGCTGTTGGAGCGGAAACACTGCCTGCATGCTGTAATGGGTTGCCTCTATCGTCTCGGATGAAAATTTCCCACTCCTGTTCGACCGCATCGCGTGGCTGATCACCGACACGGTACCGTTTCGATTTCTCAACCATAGTTGTGAATGCGGACCACGTCGCAAACATCCTTCTCCCGATGATGTTCGGACGTGATCCAGTAGTAGCCCATCAATTCAATTCGGAGGTCCCGATCGATAATGTTCCAGTAACGAGCAGGGAGGCACTAATTAACGCAAGTGCTAATCCAATCAGAGAATTCCCCATTCTCGTCGTCGACAGAGAAAGTGTAAATAACAATACTGCGCCAACCGCAAGTGCTACTACGCCACCGATAATTTGCTGTCGTTCGGACCAGTTCATCCCGACCCATGGACGAGCCATAGCCAGCAGTAATGTCTTAAGAGACTAATCAATCATCCCGAACATAATCGCCTATCGACGCATGTGGGGTGTGAGAATGCTTTCTGGGGTGTTCAAGCTGTGTTGAGATACGTCTCACACTCCGAGATCATCTGCTCGGTGAACGACTCCGTGAGTTCACCTTGTGGATTCACAACCGCATCAGATTTGATAGTTGCAACCACCCACGGAGAGCAGTAGGATGTCTTGTCCGGGTCCCGACCCGCGACCCAATCATTGCCAACCTCAATATTCCGAGGGAGGTCACTCGTGGTGAGTGCTGCACACATGTATTCTTCCCCGGGATAGGGGAGTGAATCAGCAGCGAGAATCAGCCATAGTCGTGGATTCGATCCCTGACGGAACGGATCGGGAGCCCAGAAAACGTCGCCTTTCTGGAAGCCGGTACTGCTCCTCACGCTGCTCACGCGGATCGACCGCGTGCTCCTGCCACTCGTCATATGCGAACGACTCATCCTCGTGGCTGGTGGCAACGGTATCACCATGCGTGACGGCAGCATCAAGACTCTGTACATGATCACTGATGCGCCAGTACTTCCCTTTGTGCTCGAGACGGCCCCGATCGCGGAGACGGACAAGCGTCGGGCCAACCGATCCAGAGGTGACACTCGTTGACTCGGCAATCTCACCCTGAGTGAATGCTTTATCAGCGTACTCGCTGAGGAATGAGAGGATTTCATGTGCGTTTGTCCCTGGGCTCGGTCCGTTATCCTCATCGTGGATGTTCTCGAAGTGATCTGCGCTGATCGGCATATCGTACTGTTTGTACTGATTTGTATTGGATGTATTGTTTGCTCGTAGGATGGATAGACTACCAGGTGAATCCGAAAACTCGCCGCTGAAAGCGCAGTATACGGATGCATGAGTTTAAATTCCCTTCAGTGGGGCCGATGGCGACCTGTATCTGGTAATCCTGCCCTTACAGAGACGCTGTAGTGTCCGCCAAAGATTTCGTCGGCGCTATCTGCCCGACGATCAACCAGGTGAGATGAAACTTGCTCAGGATGACGCCACCCGAATCTGTCAGCGTGTTGNAAGATTTCGTCGGCGCTATCTGCCCGACGATCAACCAGGTGAGATGAAACTTGCTCAGGATGACGCCACCCGAATCTGTCAGCGTGTTGTTGACCACGGCATGGATACTGGGTTGGTTGCTGAGCAATTCGAGATCACTCAGCGGCGAGTCCAGCAACTCGCCAAAGCGTACCGTGAGAGCGGTGAGATCCCACAGCTGGAAACACCCAGACGCAGACCCTACGCAGAGTATCCTGACGACCTCGAAGAACGGGTACTCGACCTCCGCCAGCGCCTCCGCGCTGGCGCAGTCGTCATCGCCCATGTACTCCGCGTCAGAGACGGCCTCTCAATCGCCAATAACCGCGTCCATGAAATTCTTCAGGAGCACGACCACGTGCCGAGAATCCTACCAAGCAGGGCCGCAGGCAGCCGTGGGTTCGTTTCGAGCGCGAGAACGCGGCGGTGACGGTCCATCTGGACTGGTACCACAACGACCGCGGACAGCAGGTGCCGGCGGTCGAAGACGATGCCTCGCGGCGCGTCTTCGACATGATCGAGGTTGACTCCAGTTCGGCAAGCCAAGCCGTCGAACTCCTCGACAGCGTTGACGAGGAGTTCGACAGTCCGATCCCGATCTTGGAGGCCATCACCGATCACGGATCGGAATTCGTCAACCCCCGCCAGGATGATCGTCCGTGTCTCGATCACGAGTTTGAACGCTTTCTCCACGACAATGACATCGAACACACGCTCTGCAAGGTCGGGCGACCACAGTCGAACGGGAAGATCGAGCGGTTCTTCCAGACCTACGAGAAGCACCGCCAGCGGTTCGGAACTCTGGATGAGTTCCTCACCATCTACAACGAGGAGCGCCCGCACATGAGCCTCGACTAGGACACGCTGGAGACGCCAGACGAGGCATTCGAGCGGTTGGTGCCATCGCCAGCGGAGGGCGGTGGCGACTTGCTCGCAACCGAGGTGACCGTCGATGGATGACCGACGANGGTGCCATCGCCAGCGGAGGGCGGTGGCGACTTGCTCGCAACCGAGGTGACCGTCGATGGATGACCGACGAAATCTTTACCGGACAGCACAGGGATCAGTACCCGTCCGAATGGTTTTTCTGGAGTAAATACCTGCGGTAGCGTAGAGTATGGATGATAGATCCTGAGGAAGTACTCGCTAAGCAGAACGGGAACTATCACGGCGTGACTGGCATCTCGGAGACGGGTTCGCTTGTTGCAATTAGCGAGCACAACGGGCGAGTCGCGCTGTTTGGCGAATCCGGTTCCAGCAGCTATATCAGCGCCCCAACCAGTAGATCGGTCTCTCACATACATATCTCGGAGGATGGTCCGAAAGGAGTCCTTGCGTTCATGGATGGCGGGATCGTCATGGGATTCGGTGATGGAGAGACGTGGACGCACCAGTACAACGGGCTCTGGGACATCGCGCCGGTTCACGATCTAAGCGGAGCCTGTGTGTGTACGAGGCCTCGGGAGGGGCCAGGAACCATCCGGTACGTCAAAGGCAACGAAGAGATGTGGGGGCAGCCACTGGAGGACGCTGTGGGAGAGAGGGTATCGGCAAGTCAAGACGCTGGTGGAGTCGCAGTCGCTACGGGCCATTACCGTCTTGATGAGGATCCGTTATCTCGTTTCGGAACGCCCGGCATACTCTTCTACGAATGGGGTGAGCAGGAGTGGTCGAAAGAAACCGAGGAGGACGTTATTGGGCTTGTCTTCGACTCCGACAATGACCGTGTCACCGCCGGTTTGGACGACGGCTCGATCGTCTCGTACAGTTTAGATGGCGAGGTTCTCACCAACGAAAACGGCGTCCGCAAGGCGACAGACAAACTTTGGAGTGGCCAAAATGAAGGTGGGTTCCTCTCTGTTTCGGAGGACCACACGTCGATTGTCTCACACACACTAGGAGTGCTTCGGTGCTTCGACACGCGAGGTAATCTACAGTGGAAAGCGAATATCGAAGGGATGTCGAGAGACGAGAGGTCGGTTCAGGTCGATAAGACCGGCGATAGGGTTCTCGTCACGACGATCGATGAACACGCGTACCTCGTGGAACGAGGGGACTGCGTTTGGGAGGAATCGTATCCCGGAGGCCCTGTCTGGGGCTCACTTTCGACGGACGGAAGTACATGGTGTATCGCCGATGAGGATCTTGACACCCAGATCACTACTCTCAACGTCTACCGAGATCCAGAGCATGGAGGATGATCCAAGCGCTTACGATGGCTACGGTGAGGTGTTCAGAGGCTCCCTGAGAAATGATCCAGAGCAGGAGATCAAGAGTCTCCGAGATCAGACGCTAGAGTGCATTGAGCAGTTCGACGTAGACGACGTTAATGAAGACGGTCGGTACTTCATGTCGCCGGATGAGAGCACTCAGCTCTTCACGTACTTCACAATGGTCGCAGCGGTAATCGAAGAACTCTCGATTGGCCTCTTAGCGGAGGTGCTGACCGACACCGAGACAAGCTCGGTGAAATCGTCGAGCGAGTTCTTCGAGAGAAAGCTCACACAGGAGCGCCGCCAGAACCTCCTCCTCCATACTGGGATTATAGACGAGGGAACACACGGCGAGATGGAGAAGCTACGGAATCACCGAAACACTATCGTCCACAGCTATCGCCAGAGGAAGTTCGTTCGGGACCTGGACGAAACAAGAGACATGATCAATGGTGGGTATCGGGTCACTGAACGCTTATGGGGAAAATTTCGGGATGTGCAGTAGACTATATTCCCTGTAATATAATCGATAAGTGTCGAAATCGAAAGGTGAAAGGAAGTTCCTCGCCACATTGATCAGAAGTGGGGCGATTAGAATTCGTAGTCGGAGATGCCGAGAAAGTCGCAACCGTTACCCCCTCGCAGCAAGAGATTCCGGATAGCGGAGTGGGATAGCCAGACATTCCAGCGGGTTCATATCCCGCAGATCGGTGGTTCGAATCCACCCCCCGCTATGTCTTCTGCATGCAAATCACCAGTCGTGTTTACCCCCTCAATTGACCTTCGCAAGACTCACGTCGCCAGTAGCGCGGTTAATGTGGACGTTGAACGTCCCATTGTCGCCAGTACGCGCTCTGACAATCCACGTGCCGCTCACCCGGTACGGTTCGTCCGCGATCGAGGTCACCTCGTAGCCGTCGTCTTCGAGACTCCGAGTTGCGAGGTCAATCGCCTGTTCGGTATCCGTGATGGCTGCCTCGTGGCTCGATAACGAGACCGTGAGAACTGGCACGTCACTTGCCCGAACGACTCGCTCGGTGACGCTCCCGATCAAGAGTCGGTCGAGACCCGATCTCCCACGGGTTCCCATCACGACGAGGTCGATATCGTGTTCATCGGCGTAGTTGAGGATCGCCTCGTGTGGAGTGCCCTGTTCGATATCACCCATGACAGCGACGTCGCGTTCGGCCGCCACATCCTCGACGTGTTCGATGGCGTTGGCTCCCTCCCGTTCGTACGAATCGACGATTTGGTTTCGGTTCGTCTCAGGAATCTCGGCGTCGTCGACGACGTAGAGCGTGTGGAGAGTCCCGCCAGACAGCTCCGCGATGTCTACTGCGTGTTCGAGCGCGCTCGCTTGGTTACTCCCGTCCGTTGGGAAGAGGATTCGGTCGTACATCGTTTCGTTTCCAGTAGACTGTACGCCATCCGACCGATAATGGGCTATGCCAATTCTCGATTTGTGGGAACGTGATCGGTCCTACCGACTGGCGACGAATCACATGCCGTTACTGAAACATCAGATACGCGAACATGATATTCACGGAGAAATCGCCTTGAGTACCCACTTTTCGAGACCACGGCGCTCGGTCGTGAACTCTGGAAGTACATCAGTCGGATCCCCATCTGCGCCGGTGAGGGTGACCAAAAATTCGCCGACTGGGGTTGGATCGCGGTCGCTCACGAGATAGAGCGGCTCCCCCGAATCAAGAGATTCAAACGTTTCGCGCACCCGCTCCACCCGTTGTTGGGCTTCGAGGCCACGGATGTCAATTGGATCTTCAGGGAGTTCGAGGCGATCAGCATCATCCAACTGCTCACCAACCGACTCAGCCAATCTCTCGAATGCTTCGGGGGCGGTGCCCGGTTTCGGTTGCGTCTGCAAGTCAGGCGAGAACGGAAGACGAGTCAATACCGGCATATCGAGTTCTTCAGTCAGCGTCCCCCCGGGGAACATATCGTGGTTCTTCCCGCAATCGTCGCAAACGAAGTGGTCCATATTCAGCACATACCCGAGAACCGGGACACCGTTCTCCTCGAACAGACGCCGACTCCGACGGGTATCCTCCACGCTGGTGTGAAACGGCGTCGTGACGAAGACAACACCATCAATAGGGACCTCTTGCAGCGTCGTCAGCAGTACGTCGCTAGTGCCGGGCGGCAAGTCGATGACGAGTGTATCGGGGTCGTCCCATGCAGTGTCGGCGAACAGGTCGGAAAGCGCGTCGTGGGCCATCGCTCCCCGCCAAGCCAATGGACCACCCTCAGTCATCAGGCCCACGCTCATTACCTCCATACTCCCGACGGTGGCCGGAATCGGATTATCGTCATCGTCGGACAGTATCGGACCATCGACATCGAGGAGGGAGGGGACATTGGGACCGAAGATATCCGCGTCGAACAAGCCCACATCGCGATCGGCCGCGAAAGCGCAGGCCAGCTGGGTGGCGACAGTGGATTTTCCGACCCCACCCTTCGTCGAGGCGACGGCGATCACAGTGTCGATCTCGGCGATTGATACCCGGTCATCGGTATCGACTTCCGCGGGTTCGACGTGGGCACTCTCGACGCCAGCCACGTCTTGAACCGCGTGCAACATCGTATCCATGACTTCAGTGCTGGTCCGGGGATCGAACTGGGCCAAATTCGCCTCGACGGTGACCGAGTCCTCCTCGATGGTAATATTCTCGACCAGCCCGGCCTCGAATACGTTCATTCCGGACCGGGAGTCCTCGACCGATCGAAGCGTCTCTTCTACGTCTTCCTGAAGTTGAGGTTCGTGTTCACTCATGATTCAGAGAGTCGGTTGGCGATTCAGCAGGTCCTCTCCGGGGAGGAGCGTGTCTCCTTCTTTCATTGCTCCTGTGAACCGCCGCCGGAAGCGATCAGGATCGACCGATCTAGCGTGTCTAGCGGTCAGCGCCACGATGTCACTGTCGTCGGAGGTTGCCATTCCCTCCAACGTCCGGCGAGCACGGTCGTCGTCGATCCCACCGAGGACGTGGGCGGCCCACTCTCGGACACGCTCACTTGGATCGGTCGCCATCTCGATAGCGTCGTCTTCGATATCCTCGCCGCGAACTTTGAACAGCGAGATCAGAGCGTTCCGGCGAGCAGCATGGTGGTCGTCCTTCAATGCAGCCTCCATCCGTTCGGCATACCCTTCTCGGTCGATACGATCGAGTGCAACGAGCGCCTCAGCCCGAACCCAGGGGTCCTCGTCGTCGTGCGAGATGGCGAGTGCGACATCGCCAGCGTCGTCGGCTCGGAGTTTGGCGAGTGATTCGATCGCAAACTGTCGGACATCGGAATCATCGTCTCCGAGCGCGATCTGCGATAGCGCGTTCACAACCGCCGCTGACCCGTCGGTTTCGGCGAGCGCGAGCGTGGCACGCCGCCGTTCCGTTTTCGATCCATCCTCGAGGTCAGCAAGCAGTTCGCGGGCCGATGCGTCGGCTACTGGATCGGTGTCACTCGCGGTCAGTTCGTCCGGAGTCATTTCCCCGAGCGTGACGTCTCGGCCTACCTCGATGTCCGCGAGACTGTCGAGGGTGTGATCGAACCCTGGACTCTTTCGCGGGTCGAGTTGTGGGTCGGGGTCGTCTTCGATTTCTTCGTACTCCGGGTCATCCGAGTACGGGTCGCTCTCGCACCCGCACCCGCTATCACAGCCGCAGTCGTGGTCGTGATCGTGGCTCATGCTGAATCACCTCTGGTATCGAATAGAATCCCGAGAATGAGTGCTACTGCAAGTACGACACTGAGTGCGCGCGGGATCGACGAGGGAACGCCCGCCATCAAGAGCAGGAGTCCCGCGACCGCCGGCGTGATTCGGTGACGCATTACTCCTTCTGTTATCGTTGCGGTCAGGCCACCCACGGCTGCCGCGAGCAGGACCGCCGATGCACCGACGGCGCTTCCGGCTATTAGCACGATCGCCCCCGAGACGAACGGGGCAGATGCGGTCAGGGAGAACGTTCCAACTCCAGTGAGAGCGCCAACCGCGAGCGGGCCAAGGCTCGATCGAACAGCAAGCGGAGTCGCTGCCATCCCGATGAGTGCGAGCGTCGTCCCGGCAGGTCGGAGCGTAGCCGGGCGGACACCGATGACTCCAAACAACGAGAGGGCCAGGCTTCCGAGAAGCGCTATCGCGACGAGGCCACCAAGGGTCTGCCATCGATAGTCCTGGCGTTCGAAACCTCTCGCTCGGCCGATCAGCAGCAACCAGCTTCCGGCGACGATGACGCCGACCGCCGGCACAGCGATTGCGGTTGTCAACGCCGATAAGAGACCGAAGACGCCGACAAGTATCAATCCGATTCGTTCCCATGCCTCCTCGGCCGTCACACCAAGAAGGATAATCCCGCCAGCCGGGCCGACAACCGCCGCAGTCGTCACTGTATCGAACCATACGCTGGAACTAACCAGTGGAAGACCGACGGGAACGTTCACGGCGATTCGAGTGAGGGTCAGCAGAGCGATGCCGACTACTGCTACGAGACCCGCCGAGAGTCGAACCGTCGGCGTCTGCGAGTTTGGAACGACCTGGGAGGCTGCCCCCGCGAACGATCGCACACGTTCGCTCATTCTGCCGGTCGATTGACTCATCTCACTCGCCCTCCAGCTGTTCGAGGAGTTCCTCGCGATCCGTAGCGGTGAACTCATCGAGTAGCCGAGCAAACCGCCCGTATGCACCCGTGTTCGGTTCGTTGTCGATGCGTTCGACGACGCCTTCGACGAGAATTCGGAGATGACGGTCGAGGAGATCGAGCCGTGCTCGTGCAGCATCCGGATCGTCCTCGACGGCTTCGCGCCGGGCGAGATAGCCAGCGAACTCCAACTGGAGGACGAGGTAATCGTGGTGTTCCCGGTTGGAGGATGCAGGTCGTACCCCGTAGTAATCGTAGGCCCGCGCGAGATCAAGGTTCACGTCGGTCCACGACGCCTCAGGTCGGTAGGCTGATTCATAGAGCGGAACCGGTGGTTCGTCGGTCGAGAGCGTACCATCAGTCCGGTCCTCATATTCCGAGTAGCCAATGACGAAGAGGTCGTTGTACCGGGCGCAGAAGGTATTGTAGTCATCGTCGGTCCCGACCGTTTCCGTGGCGACGTCGAGGGGTGTCCGAGCGAGTAGGTCGTCGAGGTGCTCGCGGAGGTCGTCCTCGGCAAGCGCAGTGTGGAGGCTCTCGGACGGGTGTTCGAATGCACTAGCAAGTAAGGCGTACACTGTTCCGCGGGCCGCCGCATCCGGTTCGAGATCCTCACGATCGAGTGGTGGATCATCGGGTTCCGGTGCGGGAACGTCGGTCGTCATCAGGACCCACCTCGTCTGACTGCCGTTACAGTGACGACGGCGACGACGGCGATAGCGAGTCCTGCAATGGTCCAGAGTACCGTCTGGTACGGCGGCCCCTCTGGCCCGGGTCCGAACGGAAACGTGTACCACTCACTGACAGCCTTTTGCCCCGCACGCTCGGTGTTCGACCCGTTCCAGACCGCAAAGGAGACGGGCACGTCCTGGTCCATCGCCATCGAGCCGCGGTTCGTTTCGTTGGCAGCAAGGCTCCGCGAGAGTACCACGTGCCACCGACCATCTCGATATGTGGCGTTGGTCGAAATAGCGGTCTGATTGAACGGCATCGTCGTCCCTGGACCGGCGGCCAGAAGTTCCTGCTGACCCATTGCACCGTTCCACCACCAGACGTTCACCATCGCCTCCGGGCTCCCCATGGCGATACCGGGCTGTTGGCTGACGTTTGCTGGCAACTGAACAGCGATGGCATCGCCGTAGGAATTGAGGCGAGGCGCTTCGTACTGAGATGGCGTGACGTTGCCGTCCTTCGTCGCGTCCGACCACGACGCTCGGAGGAAGAGCCGCTGTTGCGTATGAATCGCCTCGACGTTCGCTCGGCTGATGGTGGTGTTATTAGCATCCGGCACTTGGCTCGGGGCGCTCGACAGCGGGACCGTGACAGTTGACGCATCGTTCCATACCGAAGCCGTCGGATTCGAGACCGAGTCAGCCTCCGATTGAGATGCTTCCATAACTGGAATCTGATCGGCGGGCGCTCCTGCAACGAGCATCGGAGCAAGTGCTGCAGCAAGGACGAACACCACCGCGACGAGCAGTTTCCGTGCTATCGCCGTGAGGTCCTCGGTCACCTGTTGAACACCTCTGGAACACCATTCCGAGACGCCCGAACTCGCGCCTCCTGGACGTTCATTCGAACGCCGCTGGAAGCGAGTTCCAGCGAACTCGACGGTTCGACGCGTCGCTTACTCACCGTCGAACGCCTCCAGTCGATACTGCTGAGCCGGGTTGTTGGTGGTGAGGATATCCATGAGCTCGCTGTCCTCACCACGTCGAACCCTGTCGCGATGACGCTCGATGGTGTCGAGCGCGTCGTGAACCCGATCGCCGAACAAGTTCTCAAGGAGGGGGCGCGGGATCCGCTCGACGTCAATACTCTCGCCGTCCTCGGAGTGTTGTGGTGGAGCGAACGGGGGGATGTAGTAGACGTTCGGTTGGGTGTGATAATCGGGGTGGAGCGGGAGTGCCACCTCGTGTTCGTTGACCAGCTTGTGAATCGGACCCTGTTCGTCGTCCAGAAAGCCGACCATCCGGAGCTGAGGCGGGCATTCCGTCGCACAGGCGGGCGGCACCGCGTCGCCGTCGTTGAGGTTGAAGTTGCCATCGCCCGATCCTTCGCCTTCGAGGCGGGGATAACAGAAAATGCACTTCTCCGAGCGCTTGCGCATGACGTTGTAGTAGACCTTGTTGTACGGACACCCCTCGACACAGTAGCGATAGCCGCGACACCGCTCTTGATCGACGAGAACGATCCCGTCCTCCTCACGCTTGTAGATCGCCTTCCGCGGACAGGCTTCGGCACAGGAAGGATGGGTACAGTGGTTGCAGATGCGCGGGAGATAGAAGTAGTACGAGTTCGGGTACTCGCCCGCACCTTGGTCTTCGTCCCAGTTC
Above is a genomic segment from Halococcus salifodinae DSM 8989 containing:
- a CDS encoding ethylbenzene dehydrogenase-related protein → MTEDLTAIARKLLVAVVFVLAAALAPMLVAGAPADQIPVMEASQSEADSVSNPTASVWNDASTVTVPLSSAPSQVPDANNTTISRANVEAIHTQQRLFLRASWSDATKDGNVTPSQYEAPRLNSYGDAIAVQLPANVSQQPGIAMGSPEAMVNVWWWNGAMGQQELLAAGPGTTMPFNQTAISTNATYRDGRWHVVLSRSLAANETNRGSMAMDQDVPVSFAVWNGSNTERAGQKAVSEWYTFPFGPGPEGPPYQTVLWTIAGLAIAVVAVVTVTAVRRGGS
- the narH gene encoding nitrate reductase subunit beta gives rise to the protein MSSQNQQNATNETSSGNESTTAQSGQQIDIADGIDHQVAMVMDLNKCVGCQTCTIACKTLWTDSGGREYMYWNNVETQPGKGYPRGWEDDGGGYESAEQAGNQEHLDYQEGDTSIPSQEDYGRAWDFNHTEVMYDGSDAPLRPQGENPEWGANWDEDQGAGEYPNSYYFYLPRICNHCTHPSCAEACPRKAIYKREEDGIVLVDQERCRGYRYCVEGCPYNKVYYNVMRKRSEKCIFCYPRLEGEGSGDGNFNLNDGDAVPPACATECPPQLRMVGFLDDEQGPIHKLVNEHEVALPLHPDYHTQPNVYYIPPFAPPQHSEDGESIDVERIPRPLLENLFGDRVHDALDTIERHRDRVRRGEDSELMDILTTNNPAQQYRLEAFDGE